One Brassica napus cultivar Da-Ae chromosome C2, Da-Ae, whole genome shotgun sequence DNA window includes the following coding sequences:
- the LOC111212000 gene encoding zinc finger CCCH domain-containing protein 65-like isoform X1: protein MHKRIWFAATRRPFSDEGETISTVRDYCTEKTMESTVAPLPHRRRHLPNRSFRSVLHHLCSSFESNSQISLATPDVLRELVTRTEIACEPGEVLTVNPLILEPRSDGVSGEFRTENVETVSLENNLMLGDVFDGIDLQDASVRSQHKDFFDEFELIINGSGEFASESCVNLCEALDVDDYGDDDGMAKQAIDFVQSVPEKPSVADEVQVDSVEGDEKKSMSEEEEVPKLVRVLETNGEQMGPVTSSQVLTDSILQMVEDDDEVEEGEISGDDGDYNLLVRDDLPAERHEETHLSQEELDKRGEGNSSKSTCVEVVNGENGVKENDLTSKNQEQMASQTCLKKKSVPSKEAKARKKAKARKKRAQERIALGVKKLKLKPVAPKPKPIKYCRHHLKGRCHEGKDCKFSHDIIPETKSSPCCYFATQSCMKGDDCPFDHDLSKYPCHNIVTKGFCHRGDKCLFSHKVLLGTPQAASDTPSANLTTSSSNIAAASFSPQKSNKQTVRQAIAKLPAIQARVSSSAAFLKPSSQPNQKNSSDASSSKINEHATPPQIPPLRKPSVAPKGMSFLSLDKTTQEKEVKPSLESKQPQQISSVPLVAPKGISFLPSASEEPASSRNLKTTPNLHIQSSLHSAMKLAAEFESTKVERRTNGPEEAVNKGDVTVNTVTRNSGNISSKILDFLSSFNHGKN, encoded by the exons ATGCACAAGAGGATTTGGTTCGCCGCCACAAGACGGCCTTTCTCCGACGAAGGCGAGACGATCAGCACCGTTAGAGATTACTGTACGGAGAAGACGATGGAGTCTACCGTCGCTCCTCTTCCTCACCGACGGCGGCACCTGCCGAATCGAAGTTTTCGCTCTGTTCTTCATCACCTCTGCTCGAGTTTCGAAAGTAATAGCCAAATATCTCTCGCCACACCGGATGTTCTCCGGGAGCTCGTCACTAGAACAG AAATCGCTTGCGAACCTGGTGAAGTGCTGACTGTGAATCCGTTGATCCTTGAGCCAAGATCCGATGGAGTTTCTGGTGAATTTAGAACTGAGAACGTGGAAACGGTTTCGCTGGAAAATAATCTGATGCTTGGAGATGTTTTCGACGGAATTGACTTGCAAGATGCATCTGTTCGTAGCCAACACAAGGATTTTTTCGACGAGTTTGAGCTGATTATTAATGGAAGTGGAGAGTTTGCTTCAGAGAGTTGTGTGAATCTATGTGAGGCGTTGGATGTGGATGACTACGGTGATGATGATGGTATGGCCAAACAAGCGATTGATTTTGTTCAAAGTGTTCCAGAGAAGCCTAGTGTTGCAGATGAGGTTCAGGTAGATTCTGTAGAAGGTGATGAGAAGAAAAGTATGAGTGAGGAAGAGGAAGTTCCCAAATTAGTTAGAGTCTTGGAGACCAATGGTGAACAGATGGGACCTGTTACTAGTAGTCAGGTTTTGACAGATTCTATTCTTCAGATGGTTGAAGATGATGACGAAGTCGAAGAAGGAGAGATATCTGGGGATGATGGTGATTATAATTTGCTTGTACGAGATGATCTACCAGCTGAAAGGCACGAGGAGACGCATCTCTCACAAGAGGAATTGGATAAAAGAGGAGAAGGGAATAGTAGTAAGAGTACTTGTGTTGAGGTAGTGAATGGTGAAAATGGAGTTAAGGAGAATGATCTAACTTCCAAAAACCAAGAACAG ATGGCTTCTCAAACTTGCCTAAAGAAAAAATCTGTGCCTTCTAAGGAAGCAAAAGCTAGAAAGAAG GCAAAAGCTCGGAAGAAAAGAGCTCAAGAGCGTATAGCACTTGGCGTGAAGAAGTTGAAACTGAAGCCAGTAGCTCCGAAACCAAAACCTATAAAATATTGTCGACACCATCTCAAGGGACGGTGCCATGAG GGAAAAGACTGCAAATTTTCACACGATATAATTCCGGAGACCAAATCTTCG CCGTGCTGCTACTTTGCAACTCAGTCATGTATGAAAGGAGACGATTGTCCGTTCGACCATGATCTGTCCAAATACCCTTGCCACAATATCGTGACCAAAGGTTTCTGTCACAGGGGTGATAAGTGTTTGTTTTCTCACAAGGTACTTCTA GGTACTCCACAAGCTGCTTCAGATACACCGAGTGCAAATCTAACAACCTCATCAAGTAACATCGCTGCAGCATCTTTCTCGCCTCagaaatcaaacaaacaaaccgtGAGACAGGCCATAGCCAAATTGCCCGCTATTCAAGCAAGAGTTTCAAGCTCAGCTGCGTTTTTGAAGCCCTCTAGTCAACCCAACCAAAAGAACTCATCTGATGCATCATCTTCGAAGATCAATGAACATGCAACACCTCCACAGATTCCTCCTTTGAGAAAACCATCCGTTGCTCCTAAGGGTAtgagttttctctctttagACAAAACCACACAAGAGAAGGAGGTCAAACCGTCTCTCGAGTCCAAGCAGCCACAACAGATAAGCTCTGTTCCTCTGGTGGCTCCCAAAGGAATCAGTTTCTTACCATCTGCATCGGAAGAACCAGCAAGTAGTAGAAATCTCAAGACAACGCCTAACTTACACATTCAAAGTTCTCTACACTCTGCCATGAAACTCGCTGCAGAATTCGAATCTACTAAAGTTGAGAGACGCACAAATGGCCCCGAAGAAGCTGTAAACAAGGGGGACGTCACAGTTAACACTGTAACCAGAAACTCAGGGAACATATCGTCCAAGATCCTCGACTTCTTGTCAAGCTTTAACCATGGCAAAAACTGA
- the LOC111212000 gene encoding zinc finger CCCH domain-containing protein 65-like isoform X2, which translates to MHKRIWFAATRRPFSDEGETISTVRDYCTEKTMESTVAPLPHRRRHLPNRSFRSVLHHLCSSFESNSQISLATPDVLRELVTRTEIACEPGEVLTVNPLILEPRSDGVSGEFRTENVETVSLENNLMLGDVFDGIDLQDASVRSQHKDFFDEFELIINGSGEFASESCVNLCEALDVDDYGDDDGMAKQAIDFVQSVPEKPSVADEVQVDSVEGDEKKSMSEEEEVPKLVRVLETNGEQMGPVTSSQVLTDSILQMVEDDDEVEEGEISGDDGDYNLLVRDDLPAERHEETHLSQEELDKRGEGNSSKSTCVEVVNGENGVKENDLTSKNQEQMASQTCLKKKSVPSKEAKARKKAKARKKRAQERIALGVKKLKLKPVAPKPKPIKYCRHHLKGRCHEGKDCKFSHDIIPETKSSPCCYFATQSCMKGDDCPFDHDLSKYPCHNIVTKGFCHRGDKCLFSHKGTPQAASDTPSANLTTSSSNIAAASFSPQKSNKQTVRQAIAKLPAIQARVSSSAAFLKPSSQPNQKNSSDASSSKINEHATPPQIPPLRKPSVAPKGMSFLSLDKTTQEKEVKPSLESKQPQQISSVPLVAPKGISFLPSASEEPASSRNLKTTPNLHIQSSLHSAMKLAAEFESTKVERRTNGPEEAVNKGDVTVNTVTRNSGNISSKILDFLSSFNHGKN; encoded by the exons ATGCACAAGAGGATTTGGTTCGCCGCCACAAGACGGCCTTTCTCCGACGAAGGCGAGACGATCAGCACCGTTAGAGATTACTGTACGGAGAAGACGATGGAGTCTACCGTCGCTCCTCTTCCTCACCGACGGCGGCACCTGCCGAATCGAAGTTTTCGCTCTGTTCTTCATCACCTCTGCTCGAGTTTCGAAAGTAATAGCCAAATATCTCTCGCCACACCGGATGTTCTCCGGGAGCTCGTCACTAGAACAG AAATCGCTTGCGAACCTGGTGAAGTGCTGACTGTGAATCCGTTGATCCTTGAGCCAAGATCCGATGGAGTTTCTGGTGAATTTAGAACTGAGAACGTGGAAACGGTTTCGCTGGAAAATAATCTGATGCTTGGAGATGTTTTCGACGGAATTGACTTGCAAGATGCATCTGTTCGTAGCCAACACAAGGATTTTTTCGACGAGTTTGAGCTGATTATTAATGGAAGTGGAGAGTTTGCTTCAGAGAGTTGTGTGAATCTATGTGAGGCGTTGGATGTGGATGACTACGGTGATGATGATGGTATGGCCAAACAAGCGATTGATTTTGTTCAAAGTGTTCCAGAGAAGCCTAGTGTTGCAGATGAGGTTCAGGTAGATTCTGTAGAAGGTGATGAGAAGAAAAGTATGAGTGAGGAAGAGGAAGTTCCCAAATTAGTTAGAGTCTTGGAGACCAATGGTGAACAGATGGGACCTGTTACTAGTAGTCAGGTTTTGACAGATTCTATTCTTCAGATGGTTGAAGATGATGACGAAGTCGAAGAAGGAGAGATATCTGGGGATGATGGTGATTATAATTTGCTTGTACGAGATGATCTACCAGCTGAAAGGCACGAGGAGACGCATCTCTCACAAGAGGAATTGGATAAAAGAGGAGAAGGGAATAGTAGTAAGAGTACTTGTGTTGAGGTAGTGAATGGTGAAAATGGAGTTAAGGAGAATGATCTAACTTCCAAAAACCAAGAACAG ATGGCTTCTCAAACTTGCCTAAAGAAAAAATCTGTGCCTTCTAAGGAAGCAAAAGCTAGAAAGAAG GCAAAAGCTCGGAAGAAAAGAGCTCAAGAGCGTATAGCACTTGGCGTGAAGAAGTTGAAACTGAAGCCAGTAGCTCCGAAACCAAAACCTATAAAATATTGTCGACACCATCTCAAGGGACGGTGCCATGAG GGAAAAGACTGCAAATTTTCACACGATATAATTCCGGAGACCAAATCTTCG CCGTGCTGCTACTTTGCAACTCAGTCATGTATGAAAGGAGACGATTGTCCGTTCGACCATGATCTGTCCAAATACCCTTGCCACAATATCGTGACCAAAGGTTTCTGTCACAGGGGTGATAAGTGTTTGTTTTCTCACAAG GGTACTCCACAAGCTGCTTCAGATACACCGAGTGCAAATCTAACAACCTCATCAAGTAACATCGCTGCAGCATCTTTCTCGCCTCagaaatcaaacaaacaaaccgtGAGACAGGCCATAGCCAAATTGCCCGCTATTCAAGCAAGAGTTTCAAGCTCAGCTGCGTTTTTGAAGCCCTCTAGTCAACCCAACCAAAAGAACTCATCTGATGCATCATCTTCGAAGATCAATGAACATGCAACACCTCCACAGATTCCTCCTTTGAGAAAACCATCCGTTGCTCCTAAGGGTAtgagttttctctctttagACAAAACCACACAAGAGAAGGAGGTCAAACCGTCTCTCGAGTCCAAGCAGCCACAACAGATAAGCTCTGTTCCTCTGGTGGCTCCCAAAGGAATCAGTTTCTTACCATCTGCATCGGAAGAACCAGCAAGTAGTAGAAATCTCAAGACAACGCCTAACTTACACATTCAAAGTTCTCTACACTCTGCCATGAAACTCGCTGCAGAATTCGAATCTACTAAAGTTGAGAGACGCACAAATGGCCCCGAAGAAGCTGTAAACAAGGGGGACGTCACAGTTAACACTGTAACCAGAAACTCAGGGAACATATCGTCCAAGATCCTCGACTTCTTGTCAAGCTTTAACCATGGCAAAAACTGA
- the LOC106377554 gene encoding beta-galactosidase 4 — translation MGLNVRDKVSIFLAILCYSSLICSVKATVSYDRKAVIINGQRRILLSGSIHYPRSTPEMWPGLIQKAKEGGLDVIETYVFWNGHEPSPGNYYFGDRYDLVKFIKLVQQAGLYVNLRIGPFVCAEWNFGGFPVWLKFVPGIAFRTDNEPFKAAMKKFTEKIVWMMKAERLFQTQGGPIILAQIENEYGPVEWELGAPAKAYTQWAAQMALGLQTGVPWIMCKQEDAPSPIIDTCNGYYCEGFKPNSINKPKMWTENWTGWYTEFGGAVPYRPVEDIAYSVARFIQNGGSFVNYYMYHGGTNFDRTAGEFMASSYDYDAPLDEYGLPREPKYSHLKALHKVIKLSEPALVSADATVTYLGAKQEAHVFWSKSSCAAFLSNNDVNSPARVMFRGFPYDLPPWSVSILPDCKTEYYNTAKVNAPSVHRNMVSTGTRFSWESFNEVVPFVNEAGTFARNGLVEQISMTWDKSDYFWYLTDITVGAGERFLKTGDFPLLTALSAGHALHVFVNGQLAGRAYGSLEHTSLTFSQKIKLHAGVNRLALLSVVVGLPNVGKHFETWNKGVLGAVTLKGVNSGTWDMSKWKWSYKVGMKGEALSLHTPTSSVRWNQGSFLAKNQPLTWYKSIFAAPPGNEPLAVDMNTMGKGQVWINGRNIGRHWAAYKAKGNCGRCNYAGTFTATKCLSNCGEASQRWYHVPRSWLKPQNVIVVFEEWGGDTSGISLVKRI, via the exons atgGGATTGAATGTTAGAGATAAAGTCTCCATTTTTCTGGCTATTCTTTGTTATTCATCATTGATCTGTTCAGTAAAAGCAACAGTCTCTTATGATCGTAAAGCTGTGATCATCAATGGACAAAGAAGAATTCTTCTCTCAGGTTCCATTCACTATCCACGAAGCACCCCTGAG ATGTGGCCTGGTCTTATACAGAAAGCCAAAGAAGGAGGCTTGGATGTGATAGAGACTTATGTTTTTTGGAATGGCCACGAACCTTCTCCTGGAAAT TATTATTTTGGAGACAGGTATGATTTGGTTAAGTTTATCAAGTTGGTGCAGCAAGCTGGTCTCTATGTTAATCTCAGGATTGGTCCTTTTGTCTGCGCAGAATGGAACTTCGG GGGATTTCCGGTCTGGCTCAAATTTGTTCCTGGTATAGCTTTTAGGACGGATAATGAGCCCTTCAAG GCTGCAATGAAGAAATTCACTGAAAAGATTGTATGGATGATGAAAGCAGAAAGGTTGTTTCAAACCCAAGGAGGACCCATCATTCTTGCACAG attgagaaTGAATATGGACCAGTGGAGTGGGAACTTGGTGCACCAGCGAAGGCTTACACACAGTGGGCAGCTCAAATGGCATTAGGACTCCAAACAGGTGTTCCATGGATCATGTGCAAGCAAGAGGATGCTCCTTCTCCTATT ATCGACACATGCAATGGTTATTACTGTGAGGGTTTCAAACCAAACTCAATCAACAAGCCCAAAATGTGGACAGAGAATTGGACTGGTTG GTATACAGAGTTTGGAGGTGCTGTACCATATAGACCAGTGGAAGATATAGCATACTCCGTTGCAAGATTCATACAAAACGGAGGTTCCTTTGTCAATTACTATATg tatCATGGAGGGACGAACTTCGACAGAACTGCTGGTGAGTTCATGGCTTCAAGCTATGACTACGACGCACCTCTCGATGAATACG GCTTACCAAGAGAACCAAAGTACAGTCACTTGAAAGCATTACATAAAGTCATCAAACTCAGCGAGCCAGCTTTGGTTTCTGCTGATGCAACCGTCACATATCTTGGAGCTAAACAAGAG GCTCATGTGTTCTGGTCTAAGTCATCTTGTGCTGCGTTTTTATCGAACAACGATGTGAACTCTCCAGCGAGAGTTATGTTCCGTGGATTCCCATATGATTTGCCTCCTTGGTCCGTTAGTATTTTACCTGATTGCAAAACAGAATATTACAACACCGCAAAg GTGAATGCACCAAGCGTACACAGGAATATGGTTTCAACAGGAACAAGATTCTCTTGGGAATCATTCAATGAAGTGGTTCCTTTTGTGAATGAAGCTGGTACGTTTGCAAGAAACGGGCTTGTGGAACAGATAAGCATGACTTGGGACAAGTCTGACTATTTCTGGTATCTAACAGA CATTACAGTTGGTGCTGGTGAGAGGTTTTTGAAGACTGGTGATTTCCCTCTTCTTACAGCTTTGTCGGCTGGGCATGCTCTTCATGTGTTTGTCAATGGCCAGCTTGCAG GAAGGGCTTATGGATCACTTGAACATACTTCACTAACATTTAGCCAGAAGATCAAGCTACACGCAGGTGTCAACAGGCTTGCTCTGTTGAGTGTTGTTGTTGGTCTTCCT AATGTTGGTAAACACTTTGAGACGTGGAACAAAGGAGTTCTTGGAGCGGTCACACTAAAGGGAGTTAACTCAGGAACATGGGACATGTCAAAATGGAAATGGTCCTATAAG GTTGGTATGAAAGGTGAAGCTTTGAGTCTTCATACCCCGACTTCCTCTGTGAGATGGAATCAAGGATCATTTTTGGCCAAGAATCAACCATTGACTTGGTACAAG TCTATTTTTGCGGCACCACCAGGAAACGAACCATTGGCTGTGGACATGAACACAATGGGGAAAGGTCAAGTTTGGATAAACGGTAGAAACATTGGACGTCACTGGGCTGCTTATAAAGCTAAAGGAAACTGTGGACGTTGCAACTACGCTGGAACATTCACAGCCACGAAATGTCTAAGTAATTGTGGTGAAGCTTCTCAAAGATG GTATCATGTACCTCGTTCATGGCTCAAGCCTCAGAACGTTATAGTTGTATTTGAAGAGTGGGGTGGTGATACTAGTGGAATCTCACTGGTTAAACGAATTTAA
- the LOC111211995 gene encoding uncharacterized protein LOC111211995 isoform X2 — protein MQILQIYENASGKEVLLKAVATAIPAYNMSCFLLPKRVLNQMTKAMRKFWWSSAKDKQGIPWKVAHNSISTAENLHKRKMVADSTCQLCGEHQETTNHLIFQCRVNGSWTSPTNNAGIGWTLFNTDGRIILEGKAAIEPVNSPLDAEAEALRMAVVQMRKLGYHIVTFYGDSSEIYDTLSNSHQASPSSIKGNHCPTYMKDIVNLAKESNYCFGFQKVKRTCNGVADKLAKEGRITNSGYVVRWKNNV, from the exons ATGCAAATCTTGCAAATCTATGAAAATGCTTCAG GAAAAGAAGTTCTTCTGAAAGCCGTTGCAACAGCCATTCCAGCATATAATATGTCTTGTTTCCTCTTGCCCAAAAGAGTACTAAATCAAATGACAAAAGCCATGAGAAAATTCTGGTGGTCAAGCGCCAAAGACAAACAGGGGATACCTTGGAAAGTAGCTCATAACTCAATCTCAACTGCAGAGAACTTGCACAAAAGAAAGATGGTGGCAGATAGCACATGTCAGCTATGCGGTGAACATCAGGAGACAACGAACCATCTAATCTTCCAATGCAGAGTCA ATGGTTCATGGACGTCACCAACGAACAATGCTGGCATTGGTTGGACTCTATTTAACACTGACGGAAGAATTATATTAGAAGGAAAAGCTGCAATAGAGCCAGTCAACTCCCCACTAGATGCAGAAGCTGAAGCATTGAGAATGGCTGTAGTTCAAATGAGGAAGCTAGGATATCACATAGTCACCTTTTATGGAGATTCCTCTGAAATCTATGACACTTTGTCTAATTCTCATCAAGCTTCACCCAGCAGCATCAAAGGAAATCACTGCCCAACTTACATGAAAGATATTGTCAATCTGGCAAAAGAGAGTAATTACTGCTTTGGCTTTCAAAAAGTCAAAAGAACTTGTAATGGTGTAGCAGACAAATTAGCTAAAGAGGGTAGGATTACAAACTCAGGTTATGTTGTAAGATGGAAAAACAATGtgtaa
- the LOC111211998 gene encoding receptor-like serine/threonine-protein kinase ALE2, protein MEILMSFLRFCLLSSVLVAASSSGLDLLSPSSSPPPSPLPIVSVPTAPPGPDSDKPPFPSVALPPPIPSIVPPRNGSNKKPPVAPVASPPVIPKLPHSSSPVPTSSPTRNSPTTHPWAFPIESPAGDNTSPFAAPSNETAKPLSVLPHKESTPSNIHHHSSSSPPLYHRHHQEPKKTKDSPAPPPPPKMSNRKGPISSSMHPISIAPSPSPTQAFPLRSSSRPSKPRKLPPLQALPPPPPNSDCSSTVCLDPYTNTPPGSPCGCVWPIQVELRLTMPLYDFFPMVSEFAREISAGVFMKQSQVRIMGANAATEQPDKTILLIDLVPLGDKFDNMTAMLTYQRFYRKKVYIDATTFGEYDVVYVRYPGLPASPPSGGMTVIDQEPSSRNNNNNGMVKKPFGVDVPKKMRKREINGASIAVIVLSAAAFIGLCFAIVWFLAFRRGRARRRLSTRASLAQRTLPSLTKPPGSVRSLTGSRFSSTSLSFESSIAPFTLSAKTFTASEIAKATNSFAESRVLGEGGFGKVYEGLFDDGTKVAVKVLKRDDQQGGREFLAEVEMLSRLHHRNLVNLIGICIEDRNRSLVYELIPNGSVESHLHGVDKESSPLDWEARLKIALGAARGLAYLHEDSSPRVIHRDFKSSNILLEQDFTPKVSDFGLARNALDDEDNRHISTRVMGTFGYVAPEYAMTGHLLVKSDVYSYGVVLLELLTGRKPVDMSQPPGQENLVSWTRSFLTSKEGLEAIIDKSLGQPEIPFDSIAKVAAIASMCVQPEVSHRPFMGEVVQALKLVCNECDEAKELNSVNSLTQDDRLGDDNGAESSCGGEGSGRMVRYPLLPSYDSEPDTERGLSVSEMFTGSGRLERVSNSGPLASGGSKRFWQKMRRLSTGSLSEHGSSSLMVRSGSR, encoded by the exons ATGGAGATTTTGATGTCCTTCCTAAGGTTCTGTTTACTTTCGTCGGTTTTAGTTGCTGCTTCTTCCTCAG GATTGGACTTGTTGtctccatcatcatcaccaccaccgTCTCCGTTACCTATTGTCTCGGTCCCTACTGCTCCACCAG GCCCTGATTCAGATAAACCTCCATTTCCATCGGTGGCTCTCCCTCCGCCTATTCCAAGCATTGTGCCTCCTAGAAATGGTTCTAACAAAAAGCCTCCTGTTGCTCCTG TTGCATCTCCGCCAGTCATACCAAAGTTACCGCACTCTAGCTCACCTG TACCCACCTCTAGTCCAACAAGAAACTCACCAACTACCCACCCGTGGGCTTTCCCCATTGAATCTCCTGCCGGTGATAACACAAGTCCGTTTGCTGCACCATCTAATGAAACTGCTAAACCCTTATCTGTCTTACCACATAAag AATCTACTCCGAGTAACATACACCATcattcttcatcatctcctcctTTGTATCATAGACATCATCAAGAGCCAAAGAAGACCAAAGATAGTCCagctccaccaccaccaccaaagaTGTCAAACCGTAAAG gtccAATCTCGTCCTCAATGCACCCCATCTCCATAGCTCCATCACCTTCTCCCACCCAAG CTTTTCCTCTCAGGTCCTCTTCAAGACCTTCAAAACCTCGAAAACTCCCACCTCTTCAAGCACTCCCTCCTCCTCCCCCTAACTCAG aTTGTTCATCAACCGTCTGCTTAGACCCCTACACAAACACACCTCCAGGATCTCCATGCGGCTGCGTCTGGCCTATTCAGGTCGAGCTTCGTCTCACCATGCCCCTCTACGACTTCTTCCCGATGGTCTCAGAGTTCGCTCGAGAGATAAGTGCTGGAGTATTCATGAAACAGAGCCAAGTCCGTATAATGGGAGCCAACGCAGCCACTGAACAGCCTGACAAAACCATTCTTCTCATCGATTTGGTCCCGCTTGGAGACAAGTTCGATAACATGACAGCAATGCTCACTTACCAGAGATTCTATAGAAAGAAAGTATACATAGATGCAACAACCTTCGGCGAATACGACGTGGTCTACGTGCGTTATCCTGGCTTACCAGCTTCTCCCCCTTCCGGCGGCATGACTGTTATAGATCAAGAACCGTCCTCTCGTAATAATAACAACAACGGGATGGTGAAGAAACCGTTCGGAGTTGATGTTCCAAAGAAGATGCGGAAGAGAGAGATCAATGGTGCAAGCATTGCTGTGATTGTTTTGTCGGCTGCTGCTTTTATCGGTTTGTGTTTCGCCATTGTTTGGTTCTTGGCTTTCCGGCGAGGGAGAGCTCGGCGGCGGCTTTCTACAAGAGCATCACTTGCTCAGCGTACACTACCTTCTCTCACCAAGCCACcag GTTCTGTGAGATCTTTAACCGGAAGCCGGTTTAGTTCTACTTCACTGTCCTTTGAGTCAAGCATTGCTCCGTTTACTCTCTCTGCTAAGACGTTCACTGCAAGCGAGATAGCGAAAGCTACTAATAGCTTTGCGGAGTCGAGGGTTCTTGGTGAAGGCGGGTTTGGAAAGGTGTACGAAGGTCTTTTCGATGATGGAACTAAAGTAGCGGTTAAGGTACTAAAGAGAGATGACCAGCAAGGTGGGAGAGAGTTCTTGGCTGAAGTTGAAATGCTTAGCCGTCTTCATCATAGGAACTTGGTGAATTTGATTGGTATTTGTATCGAAGATCGTAACCGTTCCTTGGTTTATGAACTTATACCTAATGGCAGCGTTGAATCTCACCTCCACG ggGTTGATAAAGAGTCTTCGCCTTTAGATTGGGAAGCTCGGTTGAAGATAGCTCTTGGTGCAGCTCGTGGATTAGCGTATTTACATGAAGACTCAAGCCCAAGAGTTATACACAGAGACTTCAAGTCAAGTAACATCTTGCTTGAACAGGACTTCACACCTAAAGTCTCTGACTTTGGTCTAGCTCGAAATGCCCTTGATGATGAAGATAACAGACATATATCCACACGCGTAATGGGAACTTTCGG GTATGTGGCGCCAGAATACGCAATGACAGGGCATCTTTTAGTGAAGAGCGATGTGTATAGCTACGGAGTTGTGCTTCTCGAGCTACTCACGGGGCGTAAACCAGTGGATATGTCACAACCACCAGGTCAAGAGAACTTAGTTTCATGGACTCGGTCTTTTCTCACGAGCAAAGAAGGGCTTGAAGCTATTATAGACAAGTCTTTAGGACAACCCGAGATCCCATTCGATAGCATAGCTAAAGTAGCTGCTATAGCTTCGATGTGCGTTCAACCGGAAGTATCGCACCGTCCTTTCATGGGAGAAGTAGTGCAAGCTTTGAAACTTGTATGCAATGAATGCGATGAAGCTAAGGAACTTAACTCTGTAAATTCACTTACTCAAGATGATCGTCTGGGAGATGATAATGGAGCTGAGAGCTCTTGTGGTGGAGAGGGGTCTGGCAGGATGGTTCGGTATCCGTTGCTACCGAGTTATGACTCTGAGCCTGACACGGAGAGAGGACTTTCTGTGTCGGAAATGTTCACCGGTTCGGGGAGGTTAGAGAGAGTGTCTAACTCTGGTCCCTTGGCCTCGGGTGGAAGCAAGAGGTTCTGGCAAAAGATGAGGAGATTGTCCACGGGGAGTTTGAGTGAGCACGGGTCATCATCACTCATGGTACGGTCTGGTTCGCGGTGA
- the LOC111211995 gene encoding uncharacterized protein At4g02000 isoform X1 codes for MVVMDPWFRRRSPSFLTTISFWVQIYNIPNEYRNQGVVKEIGRELGQLEGLRIVEPTRDNLSEVWVRIRFDAYQPLTFSRYIQFEEGRDPVLLRFEYEKLKKFCIRCGRLTHEERECGHALPQPQQLIEQNEEEQIIQPVNLQVQDQEEALGENEQILPEQEDDEAPIEQVNHDEEENIDQVHIAEYMQDVTQPLLNHGTPVSIPGITGPTTTFEIGSSSGADRGSKRKLEDITSEDSYPFTRQRQRLEETNDEEGLVVAIIPPQDP; via the coding sequence ATGGTTGTCATGGATCCTTGGTTTAGAAGAAGAAGCCCAAGCTTCCTTACTACAATATCCTTCTGGGTTCAAATCTATAACATACCGAATGAATACAGAAACCAGGGGGTGGTAAAAGAAATAGGAAGAGAATTAGGACAGCTAGAAGGTCTCAGAATAGTGGAGCCCACAAGAGACAATCTATCAGAGGTTTGGGTTAGAATAAGATTTGACGCTTACCAGCCGCTTACCTTCTCGCGATACATCCAGTTTGAAGAAGGAAGAGACCCAGTACTACTCCGCTTCGAATATGAAAAGCTAAAAAAGTTCTGCATAAGATGCGGGAGACTAACAcatgaagagagggaatgtggaCATGCTCTTCCTCAGCCTCAACAACTCATCGAACAGAATGAAGAGGAGCAAATAATCCAACCAGTGAATCTACAAGTACAAGATCAAGAGGAAGCTCTGGGTGAAAATGAACAAATCTTGCCTGAACAGGAAGACGATGAAGCGCCAATAGAGCAAGTTAATCACGATGAGGAGGAAAACATTGATCAAGTCCACATTGCCGAGTATATGCAGGACGTTACTCAGCCGCTTCTCAACCATGGAACCCCTGTTTCTATCCCTGGTATCACTGGACCCACCACAACGTTTGAGATAGGTTCTTCCTCTGGTGCAGATAGAGGATCAAAAAGAAAGCTTGAAGACATCACCTCTGAAGACTCTTACCCATTCACAAGACAAAGACAAAGACTTGAAGAGACTAATGATGAGGAAGGCTTGGTGGTAGCCATAATACCACCACAGGATCCATGA